The Phoenix dactylifera cultivar Barhee BC4 chromosome 9, palm_55x_up_171113_PBpolish2nd_filt_p, whole genome shotgun sequence genome window below encodes:
- the LOC120111866 gene encoding uncharacterized protein LOC120111866 isoform X1 encodes MAVPASASTICSLPRSLPNSRYRRQTLRFRCMSSPSGEEEYLVDAPVSIGDGFSFSGGKYSDGPSRSDEWFAQGKMIKAHPVYGGKGKAKDPIFGLTMGAGSQSPADVFRWFCIEKGSSANPLVILIHGFPSQVRFLVFIMVLQNIQYIFSNVSGFLQMNAILVVSLFIFMVILDLVEILGFFWNK; translated from the exons ATGGCTGTCCCAGCTAGCGCTTCCACCATCTGCTCTCTTCCTCGATCCCTTCCCAATTCCCGATACCGACGGCAGACGCTTCGATTTAGGTGCATGTCGAGCCCTAGCGGCGAGGAG GAGTATTTGGTGGACGCGCCAGTCTCGATTGGAGATGGGTTTTCTTTCAGTGGAG GAAAATATTCAGATGGACCTAGTCGATCCGATGAATGGTTTGCTCAGGGGAAAATG ATCAAAGCTCATCCTGTATATGGAGGCAAAGGGAAAGCAAAGGATCCAATATTTGGTCTTACAATGGGTGCTGGTTCGCAATCCCCAGCCGATGTTTTCAG aTGGTTCTGCATCGAGAAGGGAAGCTCTGCAAATCCTTTGGTCATTTTAATTCATGGTTTTCCATCACAAGTAAGGTTCTTGGTATTTATAATGGTTTTACAGAACATCCAATACATTTTTAGTAATGTTTCTGGATTCTTGCAAATGAATGCCATTTTAGTTGTATCGCTATTTATATTCATGGTAATCTTGGACCTAGTTGAAATTTTGGGTTTTTTTTGGAATAAATGA
- the LOC120111866 gene encoding uncharacterized protein LOC120111866 isoform X2 → MKSSHRLALLHPPWLSQLALPPSALFLDPFPIPDTDGRRFDLGACRALAARRSIWWTRQSRLEMGFLSVEENIQMDLVDPMNGLLRGKCVLDQSSSCIWRQRESKGSNIWSYNGCWFAIPSRCFQVNSAICVIRKLSAYLEYSGNLQAWNPDGSASRREALQILWSF, encoded by the exons ATGAAATCCTCCCACCGATTGGCTCTTCTCCATCCCCCATGGCTGTCCCAGCTAGCGCTTCCACCATCTGCTCTCTTCCTCGATCCCTTCCCAATTCCCGATACCGACGGCAGACGCTTCGATTTAGGTGCATGTCGAGCCCTAGCGGCGAGGAG GAGTATTTGGTGGACGCGCCAGTCTCGATTGGAGATGGGTTTTCTTTCAGTGGAG GAAAATATTCAGATGGACCTAGTCGATCCGATGAATGGTTTGCTCAGGGGAAAATG TGTTTTAGATCAAAGCTCATCCTGTATATGGAGGCAAAGGGAAAGCAAAGGATCCAATATTTGGTCTTACAATGGGTGCTGGTTCGCAATCCCCAGCCGATGTTTTCAGGTGAATTCAGCGATCTGTGTGATTAGGAAGCTATCAGCTTATTTGGAGTACTCAGGAAACCTGCAAGCCTGGAATCCTG aTGGTTCTGCATCGAGAAGGGAAGCTCTGCAAATCCTTTGGTCATTTTAA
- the LOC120111866 gene encoding uncharacterized protein LOC120111866 isoform X3: MAVPASASTICSLPRSLPNSRYRRQTLRFRCMSSPSGEEEYLVDAPVSIGDGFSFSGGKYSDGPSRSDEWFAQGKMCFRSKLILYMEAKGKQRIQYLVLQWVLVRNPQPMFSDGSASRREALQILWSF; the protein is encoded by the exons ATGGCTGTCCCAGCTAGCGCTTCCACCATCTGCTCTCTTCCTCGATCCCTTCCCAATTCCCGATACCGACGGCAGACGCTTCGATTTAGGTGCATGTCGAGCCCTAGCGGCGAGGAG GAGTATTTGGTGGACGCGCCAGTCTCGATTGGAGATGGGTTTTCTTTCAGTGGAG GAAAATATTCAGATGGACCTAGTCGATCCGATGAATGGTTTGCTCAGGGGAAAATG TGTTTTAGATCAAAGCTCATCCTGTATATGGAGGCAAAGGGAAAGCAAAGGATCCAATATTTGGTCTTACAATGGGTGCTGGTTCGCAATCCCCAGCCGATGTTTTCAG aTGGTTCTGCATCGAGAAGGGAAGCTCTGCAAATCCTTTGGTCATTTTAA